A region from the Vulpes lagopus strain Blue_001 chromosome 5, ASM1834538v1, whole genome shotgun sequence genome encodes:
- the ACO2 gene encoding aconitate hydratase, mitochondrial isoform X1: protein MAPYSLLVTRLQKALGVRQYHVASVLCQRAKVAMSHFEPHEYIRYDLLEKNIDIVRKRLNRPLTLSEKIVYGHLDDPAKQDIERGKTYLRLRPDRVAMQDATAQMAMLQFISSGLPKVAVPSTIHCDHLIEAQLGGEKDLRRAKDINQEVYNFLATAGAKYGVGFWRPGSGIIHQIILENYAYPGVLLIGTDSHTPNGGGLGGICIGVGGADAVDVMAGIPWELKCPKVIGVKLTGSLSGWTSPKDVILKVAGILTVKGGTGAIVEYHGPGVDSISCTGMATICNMGAEIGATTSVFPYNHRMKKYLSKTGREEIAKLADEYKDHLVPDPGCHYDQLIEINLNELKPHINGPFTPDLAHPVAEVGTVAEKEGWPLDIRVGLIGSCTNSSYEDMGRSAAVAKQALAHGLKCKSQFTITPGSEQIRATIERDGYAQVLREVGGVVLANACGPCIGQWDRKDTKKGEKNTIVTSYNRNFTGRNDANPETHAFVTSPEIVTALAIAGTLKFNPETDFLTGKDGKKFKLEAPDADELPRAEFDPGQDTYQHPPKDSSGQRVDVSPTSQRLQLLEPFDKWDGKDLEDLQILIKVKGKCTTDHISAAGPWLKFRGHLDNISNNLLIGAINIENGKANSVRNAVTQEFGPVPDTARYYKKHGIRWVVIGDENYGEGSSREHAALEPRHLGGRAIITKSFARIHETNLKKQGLLPLTFADPADYNKIHPVDKLTIQGLKDFAPGKPLKCIIKHPNGTQETILLNHTFNETQIEWFRAGSALNRMKELQQQ from the exons AAAGCCCTGGGTGTGCGGCAGTACCATGTGGCCTCAGTTTTGTGCCAACGGGCCAAGGTGGCCATGAGCCACTTTGAGCCTCACGAATACATCCGCTATGACCTGCTAGAGAAGAACATTGACATTGTTCGCAAACG atTGAATCGGCCTCTGACTCTCTCAGAGAAGATTGTATATGGACACCTGGATGACCCAGCCAAACAGGATATCGAGCGGGGCAAGACGTACCTGCGGCTGCGGCCGGACCGCGTGGCCATGCAGGACGCCACGGCCCAGATGGCCATGCTTCAGTTCATCAGCAGTGGGCTGCCTAAGGTGGCTGTGCCGTCCACCATCCACTGTGACCATCTGATCGAGGCCCAGCTCGGGGGTGAGAAAGACCTGCGCCGGGCCAAG GACATAAACCAGGAAGTGTATAATTTCCTGGCAACCGCAGGTGCCAAGTATGGTGTGGGCTTCTGGAGGCCCGGCTCTGGAATCATTCACCAG ATCATTCTGGAAAACTATGCATACCCTGGGGTTCTTTTGATTGGCACTGATTCCCACACCCCCAATGGTGGTGGCCTCGGGGGCATCTGCATTGGAGTCGGAGGTGCTGATGCAGTGGACGTCATGGCCGGGATTCCCTGGGAGCTGAAGTGCCCCAAG GTGATTGGTGTGAAGCTGACGGGCTCGCTCTCCGGCTGGACGTCACCCAAAGACGTGATCCTAAAGGTGGCAGGCATCCTCACAGTGAAAGGTGGCACAGGTGCCATCGTGGAGTACCATGGGCCTGGTGTCGACTCCATCTCCTGCACCG GCATGGCAACAATCTGCAACATGGGCGCGGAAATCGGGGCCACCACTTCCGTGTTCCCCTACAACCACAGGATGAAGAAGTACCTGAGCAAGACTGGCCGGGAGG AAATTGCCAAACTAGCTGATGAATATAAGGATCACCTGGTACCTGACCCTGGCTGCCATTATGACCAACTGATTGAAATTAACCTCAATGAG CTGAAGCCTCACATTAATGGGCCCTTCACCCCTGACCTGGCTCACCCTGTGGCAGAAGTAGGCACCGtggcagagaaggaaggatggCCTCTGGACATCCGAGTGG GTCTGATCGGCAGCTGCACCAACTCCAGCTACGAGGACATGGGGCGCTCGGCAGCCGTGGCCAAACAGGCGCTGGCTCATGGACTGAAGTGCAAGTCCCAGTTCACCATCACACCGGGCTCTGAGCAGATCCGGGCCACCATCGAGCGGGATGGCTAC GCACAGGTCCTAAGGGAAGTGGGTGGTGTCGTCCTGGCCAATGCCTGTGGCCCCTGCATTGGCCAGTGGGACAG AAAGGACACCAAGAAGGGGGAGAAGAACACAATCGTCACCTCCTACAACAGGAATTTCACAGGCCGCAATGATGCGAACCCTGAGACCCACGCCTTCGTTACGTCCCCAGAG ATTGTCACAGCCCTGGCCATCGCGGGCACCCTCAAGTTCAACCCAGAGACTGACTTCCTGACAGGCAAGGATGGCAAGAAATTCAAGCTGGAGGCTCCGGATGCAGATGAGCTTCCCCGAGCG GAGTTTGACCCCGGGCAGGATACCTACCAGCACCCTCCCAAGGACAGCAGCGGGCAGCGAGTAGACGTGAGCCCCACCAGCCAACGCCTGCAGCTCCTGGAGCCTTTTGACAAGTGGGATGGCAAAGACCTGGAGGACCTGCAAATCCTCATCAAG GTCAAAGGGAAGTGTACCACTGACCACATCTCAGCCGCCGGTCCCTGGCTCAAGTTCCGTGGGCATCTGGACAACATCTCCAATAACCTGCTCATCGGTGCCATCAACATCGAAAATGGCAAGGCCAACTCCGTGCGCAATGCTGTCACCCAGGAGTTTGGTCCTGTCCCTGACACTGCCCGCTACTATAAG AAACACGGCATCCGGTGGGTGGTGATCGGAGATGAGAACTATGGTGAGGGCTCGAGCCGGGAGCATGCTGCGCTAGAGCCGCGCCACCTCGGGGGCCGGGCCATCATCACCAAGAGCTTTGCCAGGATCCACG AAACCAACTTGAAGAAGCAGGGCTTGCTGCCCCTCACCTTCGCTGACCCAGCTGACTACAATAAGATTCATCCCGTGGACAAGTTGACCATCCAGGGCCTGAAAGACTTTGCTCCCGGCAAG CCCCTAAAGTGCATCATCAAGCACCCCAATGGGACCCAAGAGACCATCCTCCTGAACCACACCTTCAACGAGACCCAGATCGAGTGGTTCCGCGCCGGCAGTGCTCTCAACAGGATGAAGGAACTGCAGCAGCAGTGA
- the ACO2 gene encoding aconitate hydratase, mitochondrial isoform X2: MLHQLSQPGPKALGVRQYHVASVLCQRAKVAMSHFEPHEYIRYDLLEKNIDIVRKRLNRPLTLSEKIVYGHLDDPAKQDIERGKTYLRLRPDRVAMQDATAQMAMLQFISSGLPKVAVPSTIHCDHLIEAQLGGEKDLRRAKDINQEVYNFLATAGAKYGVGFWRPGSGIIHQIILENYAYPGVLLIGTDSHTPNGGGLGGICIGVGGADAVDVMAGIPWELKCPKVIGVKLTGSLSGWTSPKDVILKVAGILTVKGGTGAIVEYHGPGVDSISCTGMATICNMGAEIGATTSVFPYNHRMKKYLSKTGREEIAKLADEYKDHLVPDPGCHYDQLIEINLNELKPHINGPFTPDLAHPVAEVGTVAEKEGWPLDIRVGLIGSCTNSSYEDMGRSAAVAKQALAHGLKCKSQFTITPGSEQIRATIERDGYAQVLREVGGVVLANACGPCIGQWDRKDTKKGEKNTIVTSYNRNFTGRNDANPETHAFVTSPEIVTALAIAGTLKFNPETDFLTGKDGKKFKLEAPDADELPRAEFDPGQDTYQHPPKDSSGQRVDVSPTSQRLQLLEPFDKWDGKDLEDLQILIKVKGKCTTDHISAAGPWLKFRGHLDNISNNLLIGAINIENGKANSVRNAVTQEFGPVPDTARYYKKHGIRWVVIGDENYGEGSSREHAALEPRHLGGRAIITKSFARIHETNLKKQGLLPLTFADPADYNKIHPVDKLTIQGLKDFAPGKPLKCIIKHPNGTQETILLNHTFNETQIEWFRAGSALNRMKELQQQ; the protein is encoded by the exons AAAGCCCTGGGTGTGCGGCAGTACCATGTGGCCTCAGTTTTGTGCCAACGGGCCAAGGTGGCCATGAGCCACTTTGAGCCTCACGAATACATCCGCTATGACCTGCTAGAGAAGAACATTGACATTGTTCGCAAACG atTGAATCGGCCTCTGACTCTCTCAGAGAAGATTGTATATGGACACCTGGATGACCCAGCCAAACAGGATATCGAGCGGGGCAAGACGTACCTGCGGCTGCGGCCGGACCGCGTGGCCATGCAGGACGCCACGGCCCAGATGGCCATGCTTCAGTTCATCAGCAGTGGGCTGCCTAAGGTGGCTGTGCCGTCCACCATCCACTGTGACCATCTGATCGAGGCCCAGCTCGGGGGTGAGAAAGACCTGCGCCGGGCCAAG GACATAAACCAGGAAGTGTATAATTTCCTGGCAACCGCAGGTGCCAAGTATGGTGTGGGCTTCTGGAGGCCCGGCTCTGGAATCATTCACCAG ATCATTCTGGAAAACTATGCATACCCTGGGGTTCTTTTGATTGGCACTGATTCCCACACCCCCAATGGTGGTGGCCTCGGGGGCATCTGCATTGGAGTCGGAGGTGCTGATGCAGTGGACGTCATGGCCGGGATTCCCTGGGAGCTGAAGTGCCCCAAG GTGATTGGTGTGAAGCTGACGGGCTCGCTCTCCGGCTGGACGTCACCCAAAGACGTGATCCTAAAGGTGGCAGGCATCCTCACAGTGAAAGGTGGCACAGGTGCCATCGTGGAGTACCATGGGCCTGGTGTCGACTCCATCTCCTGCACCG GCATGGCAACAATCTGCAACATGGGCGCGGAAATCGGGGCCACCACTTCCGTGTTCCCCTACAACCACAGGATGAAGAAGTACCTGAGCAAGACTGGCCGGGAGG AAATTGCCAAACTAGCTGATGAATATAAGGATCACCTGGTACCTGACCCTGGCTGCCATTATGACCAACTGATTGAAATTAACCTCAATGAG CTGAAGCCTCACATTAATGGGCCCTTCACCCCTGACCTGGCTCACCCTGTGGCAGAAGTAGGCACCGtggcagagaaggaaggatggCCTCTGGACATCCGAGTGG GTCTGATCGGCAGCTGCACCAACTCCAGCTACGAGGACATGGGGCGCTCGGCAGCCGTGGCCAAACAGGCGCTGGCTCATGGACTGAAGTGCAAGTCCCAGTTCACCATCACACCGGGCTCTGAGCAGATCCGGGCCACCATCGAGCGGGATGGCTAC GCACAGGTCCTAAGGGAAGTGGGTGGTGTCGTCCTGGCCAATGCCTGTGGCCCCTGCATTGGCCAGTGGGACAG AAAGGACACCAAGAAGGGGGAGAAGAACACAATCGTCACCTCCTACAACAGGAATTTCACAGGCCGCAATGATGCGAACCCTGAGACCCACGCCTTCGTTACGTCCCCAGAG ATTGTCACAGCCCTGGCCATCGCGGGCACCCTCAAGTTCAACCCAGAGACTGACTTCCTGACAGGCAAGGATGGCAAGAAATTCAAGCTGGAGGCTCCGGATGCAGATGAGCTTCCCCGAGCG GAGTTTGACCCCGGGCAGGATACCTACCAGCACCCTCCCAAGGACAGCAGCGGGCAGCGAGTAGACGTGAGCCCCACCAGCCAACGCCTGCAGCTCCTGGAGCCTTTTGACAAGTGGGATGGCAAAGACCTGGAGGACCTGCAAATCCTCATCAAG GTCAAAGGGAAGTGTACCACTGACCACATCTCAGCCGCCGGTCCCTGGCTCAAGTTCCGTGGGCATCTGGACAACATCTCCAATAACCTGCTCATCGGTGCCATCAACATCGAAAATGGCAAGGCCAACTCCGTGCGCAATGCTGTCACCCAGGAGTTTGGTCCTGTCCCTGACACTGCCCGCTACTATAAG AAACACGGCATCCGGTGGGTGGTGATCGGAGATGAGAACTATGGTGAGGGCTCGAGCCGGGAGCATGCTGCGCTAGAGCCGCGCCACCTCGGGGGCCGGGCCATCATCACCAAGAGCTTTGCCAGGATCCACG AAACCAACTTGAAGAAGCAGGGCTTGCTGCCCCTCACCTTCGCTGACCCAGCTGACTACAATAAGATTCATCCCGTGGACAAGTTGACCATCCAGGGCCTGAAAGACTTTGCTCCCGGCAAG CCCCTAAAGTGCATCATCAAGCACCCCAATGGGACCCAAGAGACCATCCTCCTGAACCACACCTTCAACGAGACCCAGATCGAGTGGTTCCGCGCCGGCAGTGCTCTCAACAGGATGAAGGAACTGCAGCAGCAGTGA